Within Aureibacillus halotolerans, the genomic segment CTCGTTTTCACGAGCAACTCGGGTGACCCACACACGAGCGAAAACTCGGGACTTTGCAGAAAGGCCATGTACGGCGATGGATTTAACTCTCTCAGCTGCCGATAGACAGCTAAAGGTGTAGCTGCAATTGGACGTTCCTGCCGAATGGACAAGTTCACTTGAAAGCTGTCGCCACTCGCAATATAGTCCTTTACCTTCTCTACCGCCTTGGAGAAACGCGTAGCATTTAGAGACAACTGTTTCGTATGTTCATCATACTGTATTTCGTCTGAAAAATCATCCGTCTTCTCGTTGGTAGGTGTTTCCCAAAGTGTCTCAAGCTCCTTGATTCGTTCTTCTCTTGCCTCCGTGTCATTGACAATAAACCACACCTCGTCCTTTGCATGGTCTATCGCCATTACTTCGTGCGTGACAAGTAGATAAACGTCGGGAAGCATCAGGTCATCTGTCGCCTGAAAGACCAATGGTTCAAAGTCCAGCACAGTATCATAGGAACACACACCGACAGCACCTCCGACAAATGGGGGGTATCCGCTAGGAACTGTCATTGAGAACTGCTGCATGTATTGCTTAAGGTCACCTGTAAGCGTGTCTGACATCGATGTCTCGGTTGTTTCTTCGGTCACATGATGAATTGAAAAGTGCTTTCCTTTTGCCTCGATAATGGCAAAGGGATGCACCGCCAAAAAACTCCAACGTCCCTCTTTACCACTCTCCAGCCACTGGCTATGTCGTGTCGATGAAAGGACCTGCTGTACATTCTGAAACCAATTTTGAGGCAATGGTTTTTTGACCCCATACGGTCTTAAAAACGATGAAGCTGTCATTTCCGTCCCTCTCAACATTGAATAGATTTGTATTAGTTGTATTAATAAAAACAAGCCCCGCACATATTGTCAAGCAGGGCATGAAAAAACCCTTGGGGGATGACCAACATCCCCCAAGGGTTTTGCTTATGTTTTGACGACCTATGGCGTTGTCGTCGTTTCTTCTTCTTCGAATTGGTAAAGAGCTGTGCTCAAGTAGCGTTCGCCGTTACTCGGCAATATGGCCACTACTTTTTTACCAGGGCCAAGCTCTCTGGCGACTTGCTTCGCAGCGTAGACAGCTGCACCAGATGAAATACCACCAAGAATGCCTTCTTTTCGAGCGGTTTCTCTTGCATGTTCAAACGCTTGCTCCGTAGACACATGGATAATTTCATCATACACATCTGTATCTAAAATCTCAGGAATAAAATTGGCACCTAATCCCTGCAGTTTGTGAGGACCAGGTTTACCTGTTTTTAAAATTGGTGAATCCTTTGGTTCAACAGCGACAATTTTTACGCCAGGGAACGTTTCTTTTAATAAGTTTCCTGCGCCCGTAATTGTTCCGCCCGTTCCAATACCAGCCACAAACGCGTCAATACCGTCCGGAAAATCATTAATAATCTCTTGACCAGTTGTGCGGCGATGCACTTCTGGGTTAGCAAGATTCTTAAATTGTTCAGCCACAAAGTATCCGTGCTCTGCAGCAAGAGCTTCCGCTTTTGCCACGGCACCGTTCATGCCTTCACTTCCAGGAGTTAAAACGAGCTCCGCTCCATAAGCTTTCAAAAGATTACGACGCTCCAAACTCATTGTTTCAGGCATAACGAGAACAGTGTTGTATCCTTTTGCTGTTGCAACAAGTGCAATTCCAATGCCTGTATTCCCGCTCGTCGCTTCAATAATCGTATCGCCTTCTTTTAAACGGCCATCCTTTTCAGCGGCTTCAACCATTGCCAAAGCAATACGATCTTTAACAGAGCTTCCTGGGTTTTGATATTCCAATTTCAGATAAATATCCGCAGATTGTTCATCCGCACTACGGTTTAACTTTACAACCGGCGTCTTTCCGATCAAATCAACAATGGAATGTGCTACAGTCATACGTCCCACTCCTTTTTAATTCCTAGTAACTATATAGGTTTATATATAAATCAATTTATCATTGTTCCATAAGTCTGTCAATTCATTATGTATAAAACGCCGAAATATTTTTCTGCGTCGGAATGTAAATGAAAGGATAACATTGAAAAACTTAGGCTGCCGCGCAAATTTTTTCGATGTTTCATTTTATGAGGCGTTTTATAGAATCGAACGTGTGGAATCTGAATTATAATGTAGAATCCAATGTCTGTTGCTTCATCTCTATCAAATCTTCTCGCGAAAAGAAGTAATGCTCATTGCAAAAATGACATTCTGCATTGGCTTGACCATCTTCTTCGATCATATTTGAAATTTCATCTACGCCCAGTGAAATGATGGCACTTTCAAGTCGTTCTCTTGAACATTGGCACTGAAAAGCAACAGGCTGTTTGTCCAACACCTGAACATTTTCCTCACCAAGCACGATCCCAAGCAACTCTTCTGGTGTTTTTCCTTGCTGAATGAGCTTCGACACAGGTGTCATTTCTGTGATCTGTTTTTCAAGAAAGGCAATGGTTTTTTCTGATGCACCCGGCATAAGCTGGACAACGAACCCGCCTGAAGCCAGTACTGTGTTGTCAGGGTTGACTAAAACACCGACACCTACAGCTGAAGGCACCTGCTCAGAAGTCGCAAAGTAGTAAGTGAAGTCATCGCCCAGCTCTCCAGATACGATCGGAACTTGACCAGTAAAAGGATCCTTTAGCCCCAAATCCTTCACGACGGTCAATGCACCTTCTGTTCCTACCGCTTGTCGAACATCCAACTTGCCTTGTGTGTTCAGATCAAAATGCACCTGTGGGTTTGATACGTATCCACGAACGCCTCCTTCAGGCGTTGCATCGACGACGATGGCGCCAATCGGACCGCCACCTTCGATTTTGATTGTTACTTTTTTGCCGTTTTTCATCATATAACCCATCATCACTCCAGCTGTCATGGCTCGGCCTAAAGCAGCCGTCGCCGTTGGCCAAGTTCCGTGGCGTTGCTGAGCTTCAGCAATGGTGTTTGTTGTTCGCGCTGCATACGCTCGAATTTCACCATTAAACGCTAGTGAGCGAATTAAATAATCTTCCATGTGATCAAACTCCTTTTGTTCAAATCGACTTCTTGCTGGCTTCGTAGGATTTCATACTGTTTAATTTAGTGTCACATCAGTCCGCTGGTCGTGCATTTATGTGCTAAATAATGATCTGAATTAAGACAACTTCTCATTCATGTAAAAAATATCAAGCAATCCTTTGAGAGTAAGATCGGGATCAATAACATCAGCAATAGTTAAATCTGGTCTTAGTAGCGTCGAGAGTCCGCCTGTGGCAATGACTTTCGGTTTTTTTCCTGTACCGGCATACGTCATCATTCGTTGCACAATCCCCTCTACTTGACCAATCCCGCCGTAATAAAGTCCTGATTGCAAGGAATCGTTTGTGTTCCTGCCAATGACTTGAGAAGGTTTAACTAACTCTGTTCTTGGCAGCTTGGACGCTTTGGCGAACAAGGCTTCTGCCGCAAGCTGGACGCCTGGAATAATAACGCCTCCAAGGTAGTGCTTTTTTTCATTGATATAGCAGAAAGTGGTCGCTGTCCCAAAATCGACAACAATGAGCGGAGTCCCATAACGGCATATGGCTGCTACTGCATTGACTACCCGGTCTGCGCCTACCTCTTTCGGATTGTCATATTTGACATTTAAACCTGTTTTCACGCCAGGACCCACAACGAGCGCCTTTTTCCCAAAAAGTTTTTCGGACATTGCCTGCATGACCGGGAGCATAGGAGGGACAACCGTTGCCAAAATGACACCGCGAATGGCATCCGTGGTGAGTGATTCTGCCTGAAAAAGAGAGCGAAGCAACGCACAATATTCATCCTCTGTACGATGAACATCTGTAGAAAGCCTCCAACGCGTAACGATATCCTTTCCTTTACAAACCCCGATGACGACATGGGTATTTCCTACATCAATGACAACAATCATCGCATTCCCTCCCATTTCACAGACACTCTCCGACCACTTAGTACATTATGAGAAAAGAAAAAAGCTGAAACAACGATATGCCCCCCTCCACCAGCGTATTGGCTAGTGGAAAAAAGCAACTCATTGTAACAGCCCCTATCTGAGCGAGCCAAACCGAATGGCCAGGCTCACCGATTATTTGTCTTTATTCGTTTGATCGTCGTCTTTTAAAGCCTCAGACGTAGGTCTTTCTTTGGCTTCATCGTCTACGGAAGTGTCTTTTTTGGATTGGATGTTCACTTTCACACCTTCCTCTTCTATCACTTCTGGCAATGTCCCATGATCAAACAAATGTTTAATTTGTTTTGCATCCAACGTTTCTACCTTTAACAAGGTCTGAGCAACAAGCTCAAGCTTGTCACGGTGCTCTGTTAAAATTTGACGAGCACGCTCGTAGCTTTCCTTCACAAATGCGCGCACTTCCATATCAATCTCATGCGCAATTGCATCACTATAATTTGGTTCATTTTGGATGTCACGGCCTAAGAAGACCTGCCCTTGTTGTTGACCAAATTGCAATGGCCCAAGCTTTTCACTCATCCCAAATTCAGTGACCATTCGTCTCGCGATGCCAGTCGAGCGTTGGAAGTCATTATGAGCGCCAGTGCTAGCTTCACCAAAAATGATTTCCTCAGCAACACGACCGCCTAACAAGCCCGTAATTTTATCCAAAAGCTCTGGCTTTGTCATGAGAAAGCGATCTTCTTTAGGCAGCATAACCGCATAACCGCCCGCTTGCCCACGTGGCACGATGGTCACCTTGTGCACAACATCCGCCTCGTCGAGTACCATCCCAATAATCGTATGACCCGCTTCGTGGTAAGCAACAATGTTGCGTTCCTTTTGCGAAATGACGCGACTTTTCTTTGAAGGTCCAGCAATGACGCGATCAATCGCTTCATCCACATCAAGCATATCTATTTTCTTCTTGTCATGTCGAGCCGCCACAAGCGCAGCCTCATTCAAGAGGTTTTCAAGATCTGCCCCAGAAAAACCTGGTGTCCGCATTGAAATCGTCTTAAGGTCTACCGATTCATCAAGCGGTTTATTGCGTGCATGTACTTTAAGTACCTCTTCGCGTCCTTTAACATCTGGACGATCGACGGTAATTTGACGGTCAAATCGACCTGGACGTAGCAATGCTGGGTCAAGAATATCCGCACGGTTCGTCGCAGCAATGATGATGATGCCTTCGTTCACGCCAAAGCCATCCATCTCTACGAGCAATTGGTTAAGTGTTTGTTCACGTTCATCATGACCGCCACCTAATCCAGCTCCACGCTGACGACCAACGGCATCAATTTCATCAATGAAAATAATACATGGAGCGTTTTTCTTGGCGTTCTCGAACAAATCACGTACCCTCGATGCACCAACACCCACAAACATTTCCACAAAATCAGAACCACTAATGGAGAAAAACGCTGTTCCTGCTTCCCCAGCAACGGCACGGGCAAGCAACGTTTTCCCTGTTCCCGGAGGACCAACAAGCAAGACCCCTTTAGGAATACGTGCACCAACTTCGGCAAATTTTCGTGGGTCCTTTAAGAATTCAACGACCTCAACGAGCTCTTGTTTTTCCTCATCTGCGCCCGCTACATCTTTAAAGCGCACTTTCTTTTTCTCTTCAGAATACATTTTGGCTTTGCTTTTGCCAAAGTTCATCACACGGCTTCCGCCACCTTGCGCCTGATTCAACAGGAAGAAGAAGAGAATAAAGATAATCACAAACGGAATTAAAGTCGTAAAGAATGTTACCCAAACGCTTGTTTCTTCAGCAGGAGAGACTTTCACTTCCAAATCTTGCTCCCTGGCTGCTGCTTCTATCGCGTCACTGTTTCCGTTCGTATCCAAGAAATGAGAAACAAAATACTGCTCTTCCTCATACCCTGCAAGTTTCCCTGTAGCCTCAATGACCCCTCTCACAGGTCTCACTTCTAATTCTGTCACACTACCCTGTTCAAGATTATTTATCAATTGAGTGTAATTCAGTTGTTCAGTCTTTTGGTTCCCACCTTGAATTAAGGTGAAACAATATATGAGCACTAAAAAAATAATCGAATATAAAAAAGTATTTTTGACAGCCCGGCTCATTCCTTACCTCCTCCCATGACAACACAAACTATAGTAAATAGTACCACAATCGTTTTTACGTATACAACAAAATACCCTCAATGGTTGAACCATCTTCAAAAAAGAAATGTCAATCCTGTGACAGCCCATTAAGATGAATAGATCTCTGGCTTTAAGATTCCAATATACGGGAGATTTCGATAACGCTCCGCATAATCTAAGCCATACCCAACCACAAATTCATCCGGCACTTCAAAACCAACATAATCGGCTTTAATGTTGATTTTTCTTCCTCCTGGCTTATCCAGAAGCGTGACAATCTTCACTGACTTTGCTTTGCGATGGTGAAACAAGTCTACGAGGTAGTGTAACGTTAAGCCACTGTCAATGATATCTTCAATAATTAATATGTCCCTACCCTCTACAGAAGTATCCAGATCTTTAATAATTTTTACTTCACCAGACGAAACAGTATTGTTTCCATAACTGGAAACATCCATAAAGTCCATCTCTAGGTGCGTATCTACGCGCTTTAACAGGTCAGACATAAATGGCATCGCGCCTTTTAATACACCAATAGCCAGCGGAAAAGTCCCCTGGTAGTCCGACGTTAATGTCGCTGAGAGCTCTCTAATTTTCTGCTGGATCTCTTCTTCTTCTAACAAGACGGATTGAATCTCATCTCTCATCATGAATCTCTGCCTCCTGTTTACCCATTCCATATGTAAAATAATATTGATCTTGACGTTCTTCTCGATCCTTTAGATCACCTTTTCCCGCTCCAATCACCCAAAGGATCTCTCCACGATTGGTGACGAGTAGCGGCCAGCTCGCTCTTAATGCTTTAGGAATTTTTTCGTCGACCATTACTCGTGTCACTTTTTTTGTGCCGACCCCCGAGATATACAATGTATCTCCCGGTCGCCTCTCCCTTATAACGAGTGGAAAATCATCCGCACTGAGACGAACCGAATACTGCTGTTTTTTAGGAACCGTTAAGCATGCGCTTTCGTTTTTCATTTGTAGTAGTGCGCCATTTCGCAGTACCCACGTTCCTGGCCTTGTGATCACTTGTCTATGAGACAGATTCTCTTGCATAAACTCGTCATGATGATATATCCGAACTGCCTCGTATTCACGAATCGCTATGATCCCTTGACCTAGCTGGAACATTCCAGAGCCGTGTTCGAGCCAATGGAGACACTTCATCACACGCTCAGTCGACAATCGATCCGTAAGCTTAAAGTGACTATGCAACGATTGTTTCAACGCGCGTTGTTGGATCGCATGCTCCTCATCAAGAAAGCTTTCCACAGACTTCAAGAATAGCATATGACCTTCTCCCGAAAAATATCGATCTACACAACGAGATGCCAAGCGGTCTAACACAAGGCCGTCATCCTGCAAAGCGT encodes:
- a CDS encoding anthranilate synthase component I family protein, whose translation is MTASSFLRPYGVKKPLPQNWFQNVQQVLSSTRHSQWLESGKEGRWSFLAVHPFAIIEAKGKHFSIHHVTEETTETSMSDTLTGDLKQYMQQFSMTVPSGYPPFVGGAVGVCSYDTVLDFEPLVFQATDDLMLPDVYLLVTHEVMAIDHAKDEVWFIVNDTEAREERIKELETLWETPTNEKTDDFSDEIQYDEHTKQLSLNATRFSKAVEKVKDYIASGDSFQVNLSIRQERPIAATPLAVYRQLRELNPSPYMAFLQSPEFSLVCGSPELLVKTRQREVTTKPIAGTRSRGATPEEDAELANELLHHEKERAEHIMLVDLERNDLGKICTFGSVRADVLLSIERYSHVMHLVSEVAGTLEPGVDAVDTLKAVFPGGTITGAPKLRTMEIIDELEPVRRGFYTGSVGWIGFHGDMEMNIIIRSMLVKAKTAYVQSGAGIVSDSVPEWEFKEALKKAAAVWQAVERAEAELSE
- the cysK gene encoding cysteine synthase A, producing MTVAHSIVDLIGKTPVVKLNRSADEQSADIYLKLEYQNPGSSVKDRIALAMVEAAEKDGRLKEGDTIIEATSGNTGIGIALVATAKGYNTVLVMPETMSLERRNLLKAYGAELVLTPGSEGMNGAVAKAEALAAEHGYFVAEQFKNLANPEVHRRTTGQEIINDFPDGIDAFVAGIGTGGTITGAGNLLKETFPGVKIVAVEPKDSPILKTGKPGPHKLQGLGANFIPEILDTDVYDEIIHVSTEQAFEHARETARKEGILGGISSGAAVYAAKQVARELGPGKKVVAILPSNGERYLSTALYQFEEEETTTTP
- the tilS gene encoding tRNA lysidine(34) synthetase TilS is translated as MLEIVRQLIEKHTLFSKGDTLIIGVSGGSDSMALLHMLTQLKDPMNLTIVAAHMNYSLRGEDSEKDSAFVKHICDDWNVTFEGRKIALSRNKSRDMSTQMAAREERFSFFSELAARYEAHALCLAHHGDDQIETMLLRLMHGATPQSVSGLHRKRTLNGLLTVRPLLHMSKDDVLAYCLNEHVPFREDQSNYTRHYVRNRLRHDVIPLLKQENPQLQKQFQAFSDALQDDGLVLDRLASRCVDRYFSGEGHMLFLKSVESFLDEEHAIQQRALKQSLHSHFKLTDRLSTERVMKCLHWLEHGSGMFQLGQGIIAIREYEAVRIYHHDEFMQENLSHRQVITRPGTWVLRNGALLQMKNESACLTVPKKQQYSVRLSADDFPLVIRERRPGDTLYISGVGTKKVTRVMVDEKIPKALRASWPLLVTNRGEILWVIGAGKGDLKDREERQDQYYFTYGMGKQEAEIHDER
- the ftsH gene encoding ATP-dependent zinc metalloprotease FtsH, which gives rise to MSRAVKNTFLYSIIFLVLIYCFTLIQGGNQKTEQLNYTQLINNLEQGSVTELEVRPVRGVIEATGKLAGYEEEQYFVSHFLDTNGNSDAIEAAAREQDLEVKVSPAEETSVWVTFFTTLIPFVIIFILFFFLLNQAQGGGSRVMNFGKSKAKMYSEEKKKVRFKDVAGADEEKQELVEVVEFLKDPRKFAEVGARIPKGVLLVGPPGTGKTLLARAVAGEAGTAFFSISGSDFVEMFVGVGASRVRDLFENAKKNAPCIIFIDEIDAVGRQRGAGLGGGHDEREQTLNQLLVEMDGFGVNEGIIIIAATNRADILDPALLRPGRFDRQITVDRPDVKGREEVLKVHARNKPLDESVDLKTISMRTPGFSGADLENLLNEAALVAARHDKKKIDMLDVDEAIDRVIAGPSKKSRVISQKERNIVAYHEAGHTIIGMVLDEADVVHKVTIVPRGQAGGYAVMLPKEDRFLMTKPELLDKITGLLGGRVAEEIIFGEASTGAHNDFQRSTGIARRMVTEFGMSEKLGPLQFGQQQGQVFLGRDIQNEPNYSDAIAHEIDMEVRAFVKESYERARQILTEHRDKLELVAQTLLKVETLDAKQIKHLFDHGTLPEVIEEEGVKVNIQSKKDTSVDDEAKERPTSEALKDDDQTNKDK
- the hslO gene encoding Hsp33 family molecular chaperone HslO; its protein translation is MEDYLIRSLAFNGEIRAYAARTTNTIAEAQQRHGTWPTATAALGRAMTAGVMMGYMMKNGKKVTIKIEGGGPIGAIVVDATPEGGVRGYVSNPQVHFDLNTQGKLDVRQAVGTEGALTVVKDLGLKDPFTGQVPIVSGELGDDFTYYFATSEQVPSAVGVGVLVNPDNTVLASGGFVVQLMPGASEKTIAFLEKQITEMTPVSKLIQQGKTPEELLGIVLGEENVQVLDKQPVAFQCQCSRERLESAIISLGVDEISNMIEEDGQANAECHFCNEHYFFSREDLIEMKQQTLDSTL
- the hpt gene encoding hypoxanthine phosphoribosyltransferase, translating into MRDEIQSVLLEEEEIQQKIRELSATLTSDYQGTFPLAIGVLKGAMPFMSDLLKRVDTHLEMDFMDVSSYGNNTVSSGEVKIIKDLDTSVEGRDILIIEDIIDSGLTLHYLVDLFHHRKAKSVKIVTLLDKPGGRKINIKADYVGFEVPDEFVVGYGLDYAERYRNLPYIGILKPEIYSS
- a CDS encoding type III pantothenate kinase, encoding MIVVIDVGNTHVVIGVCKGKDIVTRWRLSTDVHRTEDEYCALLRSLFQAESLTTDAIRGVILATVVPPMLPVMQAMSEKLFGKKALVVGPGVKTGLNVKYDNPKEVGADRVVNAVAAICRYGTPLIVVDFGTATTFCYINEKKHYLGGVIIPGVQLAAEALFAKASKLPRTELVKPSQVIGRNTNDSLQSGLYYGGIGQVEGIVQRMMTYAGTGKKPKVIATGGLSTLLRPDLTIADVIDPDLTLKGLLDIFYMNEKLS